The Pieris brassicae chromosome 6, ilPieBrab1.1, whole genome shotgun sequence genome window below encodes:
- the LOC123710974 gene encoding putative zinc metalloproteinase C607.06c isoform X1 — protein MVMDNRMNEPNQNEQNSIFITNLQHGETVNYSLVIIKGIITYGACNNYEKIRCKSNRNKTESFWEVYNREFKVLIELEKGDNVIDLEFTGLHKTNLLLRYEPRKTNLRVTPVYIICQGHDGCFQCPPEINNSIESACARIAFGSKIIQSVTAEKLHESGVGRKTFQLEHEVDTKSPECLVFRSALNVNKARKMKQDELWTHFGRELMLSELGSNERKFLGFISCTRFKGTDIDKPLTHDEIVSYTEAYAALGGGGLALFGTACLYTWPSSVSDIVPKLLDPNPVNTKRFMDDSGYRGTIGGCFATTLGSVFHELGHTFDLGHTKDGIMGRGFDNIDRVFLVGEKRSAATKDNNNFNGKPVQHSTVSLQRNINVTMNVAEPLRVLGPRSKTTLGNFVSMSKSDIVRRSPNVTPITRPSSVYSTITNRMADSKRNANRNNGNDTVYWPRNCAVLLSYHRWFNNEFGRERQAITRYLKFDKNKMMILSTAGLRIVEVRDESNGMVLDSYEFTNVLPEKRFLLPFTFSAKGKVLTIVVEDDLGNVLKQSFTY, from the exons ATG GTAATGGACAACCGAATGAATGAACCTAACCAAAATgaacaaaattcaatattcataACAAATTTGCAACATGGAGAAACCGTTAATTACTCGCTCGTTATAATCAAAGGAATCATAACATACGGCGCctgtaataattatgaaaaaattagATGCAAAAGTAACAGAAATAAAACAGAGTCATTCTGGGAGGTTTATAACCGTGAATTCAAAGTGTTGATTGAACTGGAAAAAGGTGACAATGTAATCGATCTGGAATTCACAGGCCTTCACAAAACAAATCTATTGTTGCGTTACGAGCCGCGAAAGACAAATCTGAGAGTTACGCCAGTTTATATTATCTGTCAAGGCCACGATGGATGTTTTCAATGTCCACCTGAAATCAATAACTCCATTGAGAGTGCCTGTGCTCGCATCGCTTTTGGCTCAAAGATCATACAAAGCGTTACCGCTGAAAAACTTCATGAAAGTGGTGTCGGACGAAAAACGTTTCAACTTGAACACGAAGTGGATACAAAAAGCCCTGAATGTTTAGTCTTCAGGAGTGCACTGAACGTAAATAAAGCTCGTAAAATGAAACAAGATGAATTGTGGACACATTTTGGCAGAGAGCTAATGTTATCGGAGCTTGGAAGTAACGAAAGAAAGTTTCTAGGGTTTATTTCGTGTACAAGATTTAAAGGAACAGATATTGATAAACCTTTAACGCACGATGAAATTGTGTCATATACAGAGGCCTATGCGGCACTTGGAGGAGGAGGTTTAGCATTATTTGGAACTGCTTGTTTGTATACTTGGCCTTCATCAGTGTCCGATATCGTGCCGAAATTATTAGACCCAAATCCTGTAAATACTAAGAGGTTCATGGACGACAGTGGTTATCGAGGAACTATAGGAGGATGCTTTGCGACAACTCTAGGATCCGTTTTCCACGAATTAGGCCACACATTTGATCTTGGTCACACAAAAGATGGAATAATGGGGAGAGGTTTCGATAACATTGACAGAGTATTTTTAGTCGGCGAGAAGCGATCAGCTGCAACCaaagataataataactttaacgGAAAACCAGTGCAGCATTCAACTGTTTCACTACAGCGTAACATTAATGTGACGATGAATGTCGCTGAACCCTTAAGAGTTCTAGGCCCAAGAAGTAAAACGACACTTGGAAACTTTGTATCCATGTCTAAATCGGATATTGTGCGTCGAAGCCCCAATGTGACTCCAATTACAAGACCATCAAGTGTTTATTCAACGATAACAAACCGAATGGCCGATTCTAAAAGAAATGCAAATCGAAATAATGGAAATGACACCGTTTATTGGCCAAGAAATTGCGCGGTTTTGTTATCCTACCATAGATGGTTTAACAATGAGTTCGGGAGAGAAAGACAAGCTATAACACGTTACCTTAAATTTGATAAGAATAAAATGATGATTTTATCAACAGCTGGATTAAGAATTGTGGAAGTCAGAGATGAGTCTAATGGTATGGTACTTGATTCATATGAATTTACAAATGTCCTACCGGAAAAAAGATTTTTGCTTCCTTTTACTTTTTCAGCAAAAGGCAAAGTACTAACTATAGTGGTTGAAGATGATTTAGGGAACGTACTAAAACAATCATTTACGTATTAA
- the LOC123710974 gene encoding putative zinc metalloproteinase C607.06c isoform X2 translates to MDNRMNEPNQNEQNSIFITNLQHGETVNYSLVIIKGIITYGACNNYEKIRCKSNRNKTESFWEVYNREFKVLIELEKGDNVIDLEFTGLHKTNLLLRYEPRKTNLRVTPVYIICQGHDGCFQCPPEINNSIESACARIAFGSKIIQSVTAEKLHESGVGRKTFQLEHEVDTKSPECLVFRSALNVNKARKMKQDELWTHFGRELMLSELGSNERKFLGFISCTRFKGTDIDKPLTHDEIVSYTEAYAALGGGGLALFGTACLYTWPSSVSDIVPKLLDPNPVNTKRFMDDSGYRGTIGGCFATTLGSVFHELGHTFDLGHTKDGIMGRGFDNIDRVFLVGEKRSAATKDNNNFNGKPVQHSTVSLQRNINVTMNVAEPLRVLGPRSKTTLGNFVSMSKSDIVRRSPNVTPITRPSSVYSTITNRMADSKRNANRNNGNDTVYWPRNCAVLLSYHRWFNNEFGRERQAITRYLKFDKNKMMILSTAGLRIVEVRDESNGMVLDSYEFTNVLPEKRFLLPFTFSAKGKVLTIVVEDDLGNVLKQSFTY, encoded by the coding sequence ATGGACAACCGAATGAATGAACCTAACCAAAATgaacaaaattcaatattcataACAAATTTGCAACATGGAGAAACCGTTAATTACTCGCTCGTTATAATCAAAGGAATCATAACATACGGCGCctgtaataattatgaaaaaattagATGCAAAAGTAACAGAAATAAAACAGAGTCATTCTGGGAGGTTTATAACCGTGAATTCAAAGTGTTGATTGAACTGGAAAAAGGTGACAATGTAATCGATCTGGAATTCACAGGCCTTCACAAAACAAATCTATTGTTGCGTTACGAGCCGCGAAAGACAAATCTGAGAGTTACGCCAGTTTATATTATCTGTCAAGGCCACGATGGATGTTTTCAATGTCCACCTGAAATCAATAACTCCATTGAGAGTGCCTGTGCTCGCATCGCTTTTGGCTCAAAGATCATACAAAGCGTTACCGCTGAAAAACTTCATGAAAGTGGTGTCGGACGAAAAACGTTTCAACTTGAACACGAAGTGGATACAAAAAGCCCTGAATGTTTAGTCTTCAGGAGTGCACTGAACGTAAATAAAGCTCGTAAAATGAAACAAGATGAATTGTGGACACATTTTGGCAGAGAGCTAATGTTATCGGAGCTTGGAAGTAACGAAAGAAAGTTTCTAGGGTTTATTTCGTGTACAAGATTTAAAGGAACAGATATTGATAAACCTTTAACGCACGATGAAATTGTGTCATATACAGAGGCCTATGCGGCACTTGGAGGAGGAGGTTTAGCATTATTTGGAACTGCTTGTTTGTATACTTGGCCTTCATCAGTGTCCGATATCGTGCCGAAATTATTAGACCCAAATCCTGTAAATACTAAGAGGTTCATGGACGACAGTGGTTATCGAGGAACTATAGGAGGATGCTTTGCGACAACTCTAGGATCCGTTTTCCACGAATTAGGCCACACATTTGATCTTGGTCACACAAAAGATGGAATAATGGGGAGAGGTTTCGATAACATTGACAGAGTATTTTTAGTCGGCGAGAAGCGATCAGCTGCAACCaaagataataataactttaacgGAAAACCAGTGCAGCATTCAACTGTTTCACTACAGCGTAACATTAATGTGACGATGAATGTCGCTGAACCCTTAAGAGTTCTAGGCCCAAGAAGTAAAACGACACTTGGAAACTTTGTATCCATGTCTAAATCGGATATTGTGCGTCGAAGCCCCAATGTGACTCCAATTACAAGACCATCAAGTGTTTATTCAACGATAACAAACCGAATGGCCGATTCTAAAAGAAATGCAAATCGAAATAATGGAAATGACACCGTTTATTGGCCAAGAAATTGCGCGGTTTTGTTATCCTACCATAGATGGTTTAACAATGAGTTCGGGAGAGAAAGACAAGCTATAACACGTTACCTTAAATTTGATAAGAATAAAATGATGATTTTATCAACAGCTGGATTAAGAATTGTGGAAGTCAGAGATGAGTCTAATGGTATGGTACTTGATTCATATGAATTTACAAATGTCCTACCGGAAAAAAGATTTTTGCTTCCTTTTACTTTTTCAGCAAAAGGCAAAGTACTAACTATAGTGGTTGAAGATGATTTAGGGAACGTACTAAAACAATCATTTACGTATTAA